Part of the Candidatus Terasakiella magnetica genome, CCCCACCAGTTCAAAAACAGCCGCCCCGCCCAAGGCCATAGAAAAGCCGAAAATCGTCAACAGCTCTTTATGCCCGCTGAGCTCCAATGCTTTTGCAAGAATATGACGCCCCGGTATGAGCAAAAACAGGCTCAACGCCCAAATGGAAGGCACTTTGCCCGTTGAAAGAGCCAAAAAAGTCACCGCAGCAATATCCTGCATAACCAACACGCCAATGGCGATTTGCCCATAGCGTGAAGATAGCGCGCCGCGGTCTTCCAGTGTTTTTACCGCAAAAACGGTACTTGAAAAAGATAAGGCAAAGGCAAGGATCGCTGTGGTCGCCAGATCAATTCCGGAAAAGATTGAAATCCCGACCCCGCCCAAGCCTAAAATAAAGACAATCCCAACAAGGACTGAAATCCCCATATGGCTGAGCGTGGTGGCCCAAATTTCTGGTTTGAGTAAGCTTTTTAAATCCAGTTTCAACCCGATTGTAAATAACAAGAGGGTCACACCCAGATCCGCAATTTCGGTTAGAAAGCTGTCTTGCTGCACCCCAAGCAAATGCAACATAAACCCCGCCAGCAAGAACCCCACCATAGGCGGGAGTTTAAATTGCTGGAACATCAGGCCAAAGATAAAGGCAATGGCAATCCATGCCGGGTCTTGATAATCAATTGCACTAAGTAAGCTATCCATATGGCCTATTTGTCTTTCTTGGTTTTATATCTCTCCTAAAAACATAACAGATTTTTTTAAAATTCACCGCCTAATTTCTTAAGCGATAAGTTTCTCAATCAGTTCCACCACCTCATTGGTTTTTTGCACATTTAGTGCATCGGGGTGTGGGGGGCCAAAGCGTTTGGCGTCATTATCAAAATACTGACCTGAGGCGTTGATAAACTCATCACTTAAAGCTGCGCGCACAAGAATATCTGCCCCAATGGACAAATCACTTCCGGCGACCCCAAAACCCTCTTTCACCATTTTACTGGCAAGCAAAGAGCCCGGATTTACCGCAACAATCATGGGGCCTGTTTCTTCATGTTCCAAGCCCAATTGGCGCGACCACATGGTAATAGCCAATTTACTTTGCGCATAAGCTGCCATGTCATCCAGAGATTTCTCAGCGCGAAACGCACTTAAGTCAACAGGAGCTTGAGCAGCAGAAGACAGGTTCACCACACGCGATGTCGCCCCCAAGGTCGCCATCAATTTTTGCATCAATAAATAAGGTGCCAGCGTATTGACCACAAAGCGCACATCGAGCCCGCTTTTTGTTTTCACATTACTGGTTTTTAAAATGCCTGCATTATTGATCAACACATCCAGATGGGAATGTTTATCCAGCACCTCTTTAGCAAAACGTCTCACCTCAT contains:
- a CDS encoding SDR family NAD(P)-dependent oxidoreductase, producing the protein MQKTILLTGATDGIGLETAKMLLGQGHRVLLHGRNPAKLADVEKMLTESFEGAELESYVADLSELDEVRRFAKEVLDKHSHLDVLINNAGILKTSNVKTKSGLDVRFVVNTLAPYLLMQKLMATLGATSRVVNLSSAAQAPVDLSAFRAEKSLDDMAAYAQSKLAITMWSRQLGLEHEETGPMIVAVNPGSLLASKMVKEGFGVAGSDLSIGADILVRAALSDEFINASGQYFDNDAKRFGPPHPDALNVQKTNEVVELIEKLIA